The proteins below come from a single Streptomyces sp. MRC013 genomic window:
- a CDS encoding ferritin-like domain-containing protein, with protein sequence MLSARSLFQEIVDSDEAYQLFCSIAAGGEAQGGWENARIAALVPPSLSHLAPKITRHGADEDKHGRIFGALLRKRGLDPVPVPPETDYTMLLERSGIGLAHDRLRRDEPLTEHDVVVYLAHSRVTEQRAAEQMNLLVRHFGDHPEIGRAVRMIGDDEDNHLAYCHEELLRLARAGHDRAVRRTLRECALAEIAVHRDVSLAVTDHLGGILKWPRAKSAVLEAGIRARYAYERAFGWRRMVALSPPERRDALGGPARPAPVL encoded by the coding sequence ATGCTCTCGGCCCGCAGCCTGTTCCAGGAGATCGTCGACAGCGACGAGGCCTACCAGCTGTTCTGCTCGATCGCGGCCGGGGGCGAGGCGCAGGGCGGCTGGGAGAACGCCCGGATCGCCGCCCTGGTCCCCCCGTCCCTGAGCCACCTGGCCCCCAAGATCACCCGGCACGGCGCCGACGAGGACAAGCACGGCCGCATCTTCGGCGCGCTGCTGAGGAAGCGCGGGCTCGACCCGGTGCCCGTCCCGCCCGAGACCGACTACACGATGCTCCTCGAACGCTCCGGCATCGGCCTCGCCCACGACCGGCTGCGCCGCGACGAGCCGCTCACCGAGCACGACGTCGTCGTCTACCTCGCGCACAGCCGCGTCACCGAGCAGCGCGCCGCGGAGCAGATGAACCTGCTCGTACGGCACTTCGGCGACCACCCGGAGATCGGCAGGGCCGTCCGGATGATCGGCGACGACGAGGACAACCACCTCGCCTACTGCCACGAGGAACTGCTGCGTCTGGCCCGCGCCGGCCACGACCGCGCCGTCCGGCGCACCCTGCGCGAGTGCGCCCTCGCGGAGATCGCGGTCCACCGCGACGTGAGCCTCGCCGTCACGGACCACCTGGGCGGCATCCTGAAGTGGCCGCGCGCCAAGTCGGCCGTCCTCGAGGCCGGCATCCGCGCCCGGTACGCGTACGAGCGGGCCTTCGGCTGGCGGCGCATGGTCGCCCTCTCCCCGCCCGAGCGCCGCGACGCCCTCGGCGGCCCCGCCCGGCCCGCGCCCGTCCTCTGA
- a CDS encoding helix-hairpin-helix domain-containing protein: MTAHPREENPDSPAAETAPGAPAPPERDTAGPAPTAGAGAPGADAEGAKGAETDADGAGSASEDSGAQAVLAAQRELRERIERRKAERGGPIASGAKLSGRAADLLAAVRAVESGEKPAVAFESSPAPAAAPHRAAPPPAAPPRTGPPTPAGPRAAPETVRAVRSVLTEGGAPESLAVRVADVLGEEAGALLRADPWRLLAVPGVRPEQADGFARALLGAEDGPGDARRTDALVGWLLERAALRGHTAMEAAAVRAALAERSVPDPGEAVRRAVAEGAVLDFHDGGGGEGDEEADAEGAGEPPVLLGLDRYALAEESLADGLSRLARSGPDPRWTGAAPPELARAVAAQGLVVHTGGEAARAEPVALAGAARGLGLRSAVAVHGENGRRRLGPEVGAVTVAALLSGAAGPGRDEDGAFALDLLVVLDAPQLDVETAAMLVESVPDGCRLVLSGDPHVLPSAGAGRVFGDLLAARVCPQIASRTPDPGPIGELVSGIAAGELVEVDAPGREVVIVPVRDAGEAVHRTVQLVADSVPRALGLPAERTQVITVGHGGSAGTRALNAALKQRLNPGPGRFGGFDPGDRVAYAEAPGRTLQGRVVSADAEGLHLDCEGRPEPVVVPKDRVEPAVRHGWALTAHQAAGMRWPAAVVVLPGDAVGGLNRAWAYTAFGRGERHLSVVHGVDRALARAVAEPPGRERVTRLRGLLEALAEPAGE, translated from the coding sequence GTGACCGCGCACCCCCGGGAAGAGAACCCCGACTCCCCGGCCGCCGAGACCGCCCCGGGCGCCCCCGCCCCGCCGGAGCGGGACACCGCGGGGCCCGCGCCCACCGCCGGGGCGGGGGCGCCCGGGGCGGACGCGGAGGGCGCGAAAGGCGCGGAGACGGACGCGGACGGCGCGGGGTCCGCCTCGGAGGATTCCGGGGCTCAGGCCGTCCTGGCGGCCCAGCGGGAGCTGCGGGAGCGGATCGAGCGCCGCAAGGCCGAACGCGGTGGTCCGATCGCGAGCGGCGCCAAGCTGAGCGGGCGGGCCGCCGACCTGCTGGCTGCGGTACGGGCCGTGGAGAGCGGGGAGAAGCCGGCCGTCGCGTTCGAATCCTCCCCCGCCCCGGCGGCGGCGCCGCACCGGGCCGCTCCCCCGCCCGCGGCGCCCCCGCGGACCGGGCCGCCCACGCCGGCCGGGCCGCGCGCGGCGCCGGAGACCGTGCGGGCCGTGCGGTCCGTGCTGACCGAGGGCGGCGCGCCCGAGTCACTGGCGGTGCGGGTCGCGGACGTGCTCGGGGAGGAGGCCGGCGCGCTGTTGCGCGCGGACCCCTGGCGGCTCCTGGCCGTACCGGGCGTGCGGCCGGAGCAGGCGGACGGCTTCGCGCGGGCACTGCTCGGCGCGGAGGACGGGCCCGGTGACGCGCGGCGGACGGACGCCCTCGTGGGCTGGCTGCTGGAGCGCGCCGCGCTGCGGGGACATACGGCGATGGAGGCGGCGGCCGTGCGGGCGGCGCTCGCCGAGCGGTCCGTGCCGGACCCCGGGGAGGCCGTGCGGCGTGCCGTCGCGGAGGGTGCCGTGCTGGACTTCCACGACGGAGGAGGCGGCGAGGGGGACGAGGAGGCGGACGCGGAAGGGGCCGGGGAGCCGCCGGTGCTGCTGGGCCTGGACCGATACGCCCTGGCCGAGGAGAGCCTCGCGGACGGCCTGTCCCGGCTGGCCCGCTCCGGTCCCGACCCGCGCTGGACGGGGGCCGCCCCGCCGGAGCTGGCCCGGGCGGTCGCCGCGCAGGGCCTGGTGGTGCACACGGGCGGTGAGGCGGCGCGCGCCGAGCCGGTCGCGCTGGCCGGGGCGGCGCGCGGACTGGGGCTGCGTTCGGCCGTGGCGGTCCACGGCGAGAACGGCCGCCGCAGGCTCGGCCCCGAGGTGGGGGCCGTCACGGTGGCGGCGCTGCTGTCGGGCGCGGCGGGCCCGGGACGGGACGAGGACGGGGCCTTCGCCCTCGACCTGCTGGTGGTGCTGGACGCCCCGCAGCTGGACGTGGAGACGGCGGCGATGCTCGTGGAGTCCGTGCCGGACGGCTGCCGGCTGGTGCTGAGCGGCGATCCGCACGTCCTGCCGTCGGCCGGCGCGGGGCGGGTCTTCGGGGATCTGCTGGCGGCGCGGGTGTGCCCGCAGATCGCGTCCCGCACGCCGGACCCGGGACCGATCGGGGAGCTGGTGTCCGGGATCGCCGCCGGCGAGCTGGTCGAGGTGGACGCGCCGGGCCGGGAGGTCGTGATCGTCCCGGTACGGGACGCGGGCGAGGCGGTGCACCGGACGGTGCAGCTGGTCGCCGACTCGGTGCCGAGGGCGTTGGGCCTGCCGGCGGAGCGGACGCAGGTGATCACGGTGGGCCACGGCGGCTCGGCGGGGACACGGGCGCTGAACGCGGCGCTGAAGCAGCGGTTGAACCCGGGGCCGGGCCGTTTCGGCGGCTTCGACCCGGGCGACCGGGTGGCGTACGCGGAGGCACCGGGCCGCACGCTGCAGGGGCGGGTGGTGTCGGCGGACGCGGAGGGGCTGCACCTCGACTGCGAGGGGCGACCGGAGCCGGTCGTCGTGCCGAAGGACCGGGTGGAGCCGGCGGTGCGGCACGGCTGGGCGCTGACCGCGCACCAGGCGGCCGGGATGCGCTGGCCCGCGGCGGTCGTGGTGCTGCCGGGCGACGCGGTGGGCGGCCTGAACCGGGCGTGGGCGTACACGGCGTTCGGCCGGGGCGAGCGGCACCTGTCGGTCGTCCACGGCGTCGACCGGGCGCTGGCGCGGGCCGTCGCCGAGCCGCCGGGCCGGGAGCGGGTGACGCGGCTGCGGGGCCTGCTGGAAGCCCTCGCGGAGCCGGCCGGGGAGTAG
- a CDS encoding histidine phosphatase family protein, producing the protein MATLILVRHGRSTANTAGVLAGRTPGVALDERGAAQAAALPGRLDGVPLALAVSSPLERCRQTLAPLLAARPGLALHTEERVNECDYGDWSGRELAELAGEPLMDVVQHHPSAAAFPGGESMRAMQARAVDAVRDWNARVASGHGEDAAYLMCSHGDVIKALVADALGLHLDLFQRLHVDPCSVTAIRYTRTRPFLIRLGDTGDLGALAPREGGTGAAAQVGGGAGAP; encoded by the coding sequence ATGGCGACGCTGATCCTGGTCCGGCACGGCCGGTCCACCGCGAACACCGCCGGCGTCCTCGCGGGCCGCACCCCGGGAGTCGCCCTCGACGAGCGCGGCGCCGCCCAGGCCGCCGCGCTGCCCGGGCGGCTCGACGGGGTGCCGCTCGCCCTGGCCGTCAGCAGCCCCCTGGAGCGCTGCCGCCAGACGCTCGCCCCGCTCCTCGCCGCCCGTCCCGGGCTGGCCCTCCACACCGAGGAGCGGGTCAACGAGTGCGACTACGGCGACTGGTCCGGCCGCGAGCTGGCCGAGCTCGCCGGCGAGCCGCTCATGGACGTCGTCCAGCACCACCCGTCCGCCGCCGCCTTCCCCGGCGGCGAGTCCATGCGCGCCATGCAGGCCCGCGCCGTGGACGCCGTGCGGGACTGGAACGCGCGCGTGGCGTCCGGGCACGGCGAGGACGCCGCGTACCTGATGTGCTCGCACGGCGACGTCATCAAGGCGCTCGTCGCGGACGCCCTCGGCCTCCACCTCGACCTCTTCCAGCGCCTCCACGTCGACCCGTGCTCCGTCACCGCGATCCGCTACACCCGCACCCGCCCGTTCCTGATCCGCCTCGGCGACACCGGCGACCTCGGCGCCCTCGCCCCCCGCGAAGGCGGCACGGGGGCCGCCGCGCAGGTCGGCGGCGGCGCGGGCGCACCGTGA
- a CDS encoding DUF5703 family protein, protein MPEYEFVDVYVPRGVSRKEATRLLTDHAEYGHWELDRLSLHRDGSRRVRLRRRIIRQVRATW, encoded by the coding sequence ATGCCGGAATATGAATTCGTCGATGTGTATGTGCCGCGGGGAGTCTCCCGGAAGGAGGCGACGCGACTGCTGACCGACCACGCCGAGTACGGGCACTGGGAGCTGGACCGACTCAGCCTGCACCGGGACGGGAGCCGCCGGGTGCGGCTGCGGAGGCGCATCATCCGTCAGGTGCGCGCCACCTGGTGA
- a CDS encoding DUF202 domain-containing protein, whose protein sequence is MTEDPRDPGLQPERTRLAWRRTTLSCTVAAVLAARQSVYGGGVTAAGSLGAGFSLLVWAAFLAVAQRRIAALGRGRPRALGAPAAVAAAGCTVALAGFAVAVVL, encoded by the coding sequence GTGACGGAGGACCCGCGCGACCCCGGCCTGCAGCCGGAGCGGACGCGGCTGGCGTGGCGGCGCACGACGCTGTCGTGCACCGTCGCCGCCGTGCTGGCCGCGCGGCAGAGCGTGTACGGCGGAGGCGTGACGGCGGCCGGGTCGCTGGGGGCGGGGTTCTCGCTGCTGGTGTGGGCGGCGTTCCTGGCGGTGGCGCAGCGGCGGATCGCCGCGCTGGGTCGGGGGCGGCCCCGCGCGCTGGGGGCGCCCGCCGCCGTGGCCGCGGCGGGCTGCACGGTCGCGCTGGCCGGGTTCGCGGTGGCCGTGGTGCTCTGA
- a CDS encoding LLM class F420-dependent oxidoreductase, whose protein sequence is MRLGINLGYWGAGMDGDNLAVAREADRLGYDVCWAAEAYGSDAPTVLAWVAARTSNIDVGSAIMQIPARQPAMTAMTAATLDSLSDGRFRLGLGVSGPQVSEGWYGVAFDKPLSRTREYVEIVRKAMSRERLVHDGEHWTLPLPGGPGKPIRLTVHPRRERIPLYIAAIGPRNLEQTGEIADGALLVFASAAHLEETALRHVRAGRRKAGLTMDGFDVCPTVPLAVGDDVHALADVFRPHTALYVGGMGSRRQNFYNRLARSMGYEKEAAEIQDRYLAGDKHGAAAAVPHRLIDDTTLLGPVERIADRMREYAAAGVTTLTLTPAGSTLDERIAALRAGTEALERAGLAG, encoded by the coding sequence ATGCGGCTCGGCATCAACCTCGGCTACTGGGGGGCGGGCATGGACGGCGACAACCTCGCCGTCGCCAGGGAGGCGGACCGCCTCGGCTACGACGTGTGCTGGGCCGCCGAGGCGTACGGCTCCGACGCGCCCACCGTCCTCGCCTGGGTCGCCGCCCGGACCTCGAACATCGACGTCGGTTCGGCGATCATGCAGATCCCGGCGCGCCAGCCGGCCATGACCGCCATGACGGCCGCCACCCTCGACTCGCTGTCGGACGGCCGCTTCCGCCTCGGCCTCGGCGTGTCGGGCCCGCAGGTGTCCGAGGGCTGGTACGGGGTCGCGTTCGACAAGCCGCTCTCGCGCACCCGCGAGTACGTCGAGATCGTGCGCAAGGCCATGTCCCGCGAGCGCCTCGTCCACGACGGCGAGCACTGGACCCTGCCGCTGCCCGGCGGCCCCGGCAAGCCGATCAGGCTGACCGTCCACCCGCGACGCGAGCGCATCCCGCTCTACATCGCCGCCATCGGGCCCAGGAACCTCGAACAGACCGGCGAGATCGCCGACGGCGCGCTGCTCGTCTTCGCCTCGGCCGCCCACCTGGAGGAGACCGCCCTGCGGCACGTCCGCGCCGGACGCCGGAAGGCCGGGCTGACCATGGACGGCTTCGACGTCTGCCCCACCGTCCCGCTCGCCGTCGGCGACGACGTCCACGCCCTCGCCGACGTCTTCCGCCCCCACACCGCCCTGTACGTCGGCGGCATGGGCAGCCGCCGGCAGAACTTCTACAACCGGCTCGCCCGGAGCATGGGGTACGAGAAGGAAGCCGCCGAGATCCAGGACAGGTACCTCGCCGGCGACAAGCACGGCGCCGCCGCGGCCGTGCCGCACCGGCTGATCGACGACACGACGCTGCTCGGCCCCGTCGAGCGGATCGCGGACCGGATGCGGGAGTACGCGGCGGCCGGCGTCACCACCCTCACCCTGACCCCCGCCGGCTCCACCCTCGACGAGCGGATCGCCGCGCTGCGCGCCGGCACCGAGGCGCTGGAGCGCGCCGGCCTCGCCGGCTGA
- a CDS encoding DUF202 domain-containing protein: MGDFGRSVRLWFSPQRVREEGRTPDYRFSLANERTFLAWLRTGLALVGGGFAVDQFLPDLRWGVRVGMALVLLGAGALCALRAVHHWVRCERAMRRGEDLPVSRFPALLSLAVGLVAFAMVLAVAAGWTG; this comes from the coding sequence GTGGGTGACTTCGGACGGAGCGTGCGGCTGTGGTTCTCGCCGCAGCGGGTGCGGGAGGAGGGCCGGACGCCGGACTACCGGTTCTCGCTCGCCAACGAGCGGACCTTCCTGGCGTGGCTGCGGACCGGTCTCGCCCTGGTGGGCGGCGGGTTCGCCGTGGACCAGTTCCTGCCGGACCTGCGGTGGGGGGTGCGGGTCGGAATGGCGCTGGTGCTGCTGGGCGCCGGGGCGCTGTGCGCGCTGCGGGCGGTCCACCACTGGGTGCGGTGCGAGCGGGCGATGCGGCGCGGGGAGGACCTGCCGGTGAGCCGCTTCCCGGCGCTGCTGAGCCTGGCGGTGGGGCTGGTGGCGTTCGCGATGGTGCTGGCGGTGGCGGCGGGGTGGACGGGGTGA
- a CDS encoding chaplin: protein MIKKVVATAAATGGLMLAGAGVAVADAESYGAAVGSPGVVSGNVVQAPVHVPVNACGNTIDVVGLLNPAFGNTCVND from the coding sequence ATGATCAAGAAGGTTGTCGCGACCGCGGCCGCCACCGGCGGTCTGATGCTGGCCGGCGCGGGTGTGGCCGTCGCCGACGCGGAGTCCTACGGGGCGGCCGTCGGCTCCCCGGGCGTCGTCTCCGGCAACGTGGTCCAGGCCCCGGTCCACGTGCCGGTCAACGCCTGTGGCAACACGATCGACGTCGTCGGGCTGCTGAACCCCGCCTTCGGCAACACCTGCGTCAACGACTGA
- the corA gene encoding magnesium/cobalt transporter CorA: protein MRAVIVDCAIYRDGRRRRGPSDVVTALEEARDAVDAFLWIGLYEPTAEEFDRVSAEFGLHPLAVEDALKAHQRPKLEVYDDSLFLVLKPVVYEPEGDTVSTGELMVFMGDSFVVTVRHGEGSPLAEVRRRLESDPDVLRQGPTSVLYAVSDAVVDHYVEVADELQLDLEELEAEVFQPTGGDAKNTAARIYQFKRQVLEFRRATGPLGGPMERLAGAGVPYVNEAARPFFRDVSDHLTRAGEHVEGLDRLLTDILSAHLAQMGVRQNDDMRKISAWAAMAAVPTMVAGVYGMNFTHMPELHWRWGYPAAVGLMAAAVTGLYRLFKRRGWL, encoded by the coding sequence ATACGCGCCGTGATCGTGGACTGTGCCATCTACCGGGACGGGCGCCGCCGCCGGGGCCCCTCCGATGTCGTCACCGCTCTGGAGGAGGCGCGGGACGCGGTCGACGCGTTCCTGTGGATCGGGCTGTACGAGCCGACCGCCGAGGAGTTCGACCGGGTGTCGGCGGAGTTCGGGTTGCACCCGCTGGCCGTGGAGGACGCCCTGAAGGCGCACCAGCGGCCGAAGCTGGAGGTGTACGACGACTCGCTGTTCCTGGTCCTGAAGCCGGTGGTGTACGAGCCGGAGGGCGACACGGTCTCCACCGGCGAGCTGATGGTGTTCATGGGCGACTCGTTCGTGGTGACGGTGCGGCACGGCGAGGGGTCACCGCTGGCGGAGGTGCGGCGGCGGCTGGAGTCCGATCCGGACGTGCTGCGGCAGGGACCGACGTCGGTGCTGTACGCGGTGAGCGACGCCGTGGTCGACCACTACGTGGAGGTCGCCGACGAGCTCCAGCTGGACCTGGAGGAGCTGGAGGCGGAGGTCTTCCAGCCGACGGGGGGCGACGCGAAGAACACGGCCGCGCGGATCTACCAGTTCAAGCGGCAGGTGCTGGAGTTCCGGCGCGCGACGGGTCCGCTGGGCGGGCCGATGGAGCGGCTGGCGGGGGCGGGCGTGCCGTACGTGAACGAGGCGGCGCGGCCGTTCTTCCGGGACGTCAGCGACCACCTGACCCGCGCCGGGGAGCACGTGGAGGGGCTGGACCGGCTGCTGACCGACATCCTGTCCGCGCATCTGGCGCAGATGGGCGTGCGGCAGAACGACGACATGCGGAAGATCTCCGCCTGGGCGGCGATGGCGGCGGTGCCGACGATGGTCGCGGGCGTGTACGGGATGAACTTCACGCACATGCCGGAACTGCACTGGCGGTGGGGGTACCCGGCGGCGGTGGGGCTGATGGCGGCCGCGGTGACCGGCCTGTACCGGTTGTTCAAGCGGCGCGGCTGGCTGTGA
- a CDS encoding M20/M25/M40 family metallo-hydrolase, whose protein sequence is MSESKPTRPGPGARSEVVDLCSELIRIDTSNYGDHSGPGERAAAEYIAEKLAEVGLEPRILESHKGRASTVARIEGEDPSRPALLIHGHTDVVPANAADWTHDPFSGEVADGCVWGRGAVDMKDMDAMTLAVVRERMRTGRKPPRDIVLAFLADEEAGGTYGARFLVDRHPELFEGVTEAIGEVGGFSFTVNEDLRLYLVETAEKGMHWMRLTVDGTAGHGSMTNGDNAVTELCEAVTRVGRHRWPIRVTKTVRSFLDELSDALGTPLDPDDMEGTLEKLGGIAKMIGATLRNSAAPTMLGAGYKVNVIPGQATAHIDGRFLPGYEQEFLADLDRLLGPRVRREDVHADKALETSFDGALVDAMQTALRAEDPIARAVPYMLSGGTDAKSFDDLGIRCFGFAPLRLPPELDFAGMFHGVDERVPVDGLEFGVRVLDRFIDAS, encoded by the coding sequence GTGAGCGAGTCGAAGCCGACCAGGCCCGGCCCCGGTGCCCGGAGCGAGGTCGTCGACCTCTGCAGCGAGCTCATCCGTATCGACACCAGCAACTACGGCGACCACTCCGGCCCGGGCGAGCGGGCCGCCGCCGAGTACATCGCCGAGAAGCTCGCGGAGGTGGGCCTGGAGCCCCGGATCCTCGAGTCCCACAAGGGCCGGGCCTCCACGGTCGCCAGGATCGAGGGCGAGGACCCCTCGCGCCCGGCCCTGCTCATCCACGGCCACACCGACGTCGTCCCGGCGAACGCCGCCGACTGGACGCACGACCCGTTCTCCGGGGAGGTCGCCGACGGCTGCGTCTGGGGCCGCGGCGCGGTCGACATGAAGGACATGGACGCGATGACCCTCGCGGTCGTCCGCGAGCGGATGCGCACCGGCCGCAAGCCACCCCGCGACATCGTCCTGGCGTTCCTCGCCGACGAGGAGGCGGGCGGCACCTACGGCGCCCGCTTCCTCGTCGACCGGCACCCCGAGCTGTTCGAGGGCGTCACGGAGGCGATCGGAGAGGTCGGCGGCTTCTCCTTCACCGTCAACGAGGACCTGCGCCTGTACCTCGTCGAGACGGCGGAGAAGGGCATGCACTGGATGCGCCTCACCGTCGACGGCACCGCCGGGCACGGTTCGATGACCAACGGCGACAACGCCGTCACGGAGCTCTGCGAGGCCGTGACCCGCGTCGGCCGCCACCGGTGGCCGATCAGGGTCACCAAGACCGTGCGGTCCTTCCTCGACGAGCTGTCCGACGCGCTCGGCACCCCGCTCGACCCGGACGACATGGAAGGCACCCTGGAGAAGCTGGGCGGCATCGCCAAGATGATCGGCGCCACCCTCCGCAACTCCGCGGCCCCCACCATGCTCGGCGCCGGGTACAAGGTGAACGTCATCCCCGGCCAGGCGACGGCCCACATCGACGGAAGGTTTCTGCCGGGGTACGAGCAGGAGTTCCTGGCCGATCTCGACCGGCTCCTCGGGCCGCGCGTGCGGCGCGAGGACGTCCACGCCGACAAGGCGCTGGAGACGAGCTTCGACGGCGCCCTCGTCGACGCCATGCAGACGGCGCTGCGGGCCGAGGACCCGATCGCCCGCGCCGTGCCGTACATGCTCTCCGGCGGTACCGACGCCAAGTCCTTCGACGACCTCGGCATCCGCTGCTTCGGTTTCGCTCCGCTCCGCCTCCCGCCGGAGCTGGACTTCGCGGGGATGTTCCACGGCGTGGACGAGCGGGTGCCGGTGGACGGCCTGGAGTTCGGCGTACGGGTGCTGGACCGCTTCATCGACGCGAGCTGA
- a CDS encoding NUDIX domain-containing protein, whose product MHTSPAEELLDVVDERDEVVGRLPRGEVYARRLRHRCVLVLVRDAADRIFVHRRTASKLLFPSLYDMFVGGVVGAGESYDAAALREAEEELGVRGLPRPVPVLSFLYDDGPGGRGSWWSRVYEARCVLPVSPQAEEVAWHAFWTDAELERRLGGRTWVPDGLAAWRRLRAARG is encoded by the coding sequence GTGCACACGTCGCCCGCCGAGGAGCTCCTGGACGTCGTCGACGAGCGGGACGAGGTGGTCGGACGGCTCCCGCGGGGCGAGGTGTACGCCCGCCGGCTGCGCCACCGCTGCGTCCTCGTCCTCGTCCGGGACGCCGCCGACCGGATCTTCGTGCACCGGCGCACCGCGTCGAAGCTCCTCTTCCCGTCGCTGTACGACATGTTCGTCGGCGGGGTCGTCGGGGCCGGGGAGTCGTACGACGCGGCGGCGCTCCGGGAGGCCGAGGAGGAACTGGGCGTGCGCGGCCTGCCCCGGCCGGTGCCGGTCCTGTCGTTCCTGTACGACGACGGGCCGGGCGGGCGCGGCTCGTGGTGGTCGCGGGTGTACGAGGCGCGGTGCGTCCTGCCGGTGTCGCCGCAGGCGGAGGAGGTCGCCTGGCACGCGTTCTGGACCGACGCGGAGCTGGAGCGGCGGCTGGGCGGGCGGACGTGGGTGCCGGACGGGCTCGCGGCGTGGCGGCGGCTGCGCGCGGCGCGCGGTTAG
- a CDS encoding chaplin family protein, translating to MRQVTRKGLTIVAAAGGVLALGGYAHAATGAGADGAAVNSPGVASGNNVQAPISVPVNVCGNTVDVVGALNPAFGNNCVNESGGAQANGSAADSPGVASGNNVQAPVDVPVNACGNSVNVGGALNPSFGNGCATGATPDKPGTPDKPDAPGKPDVPNKPGTPDRPGTPDKPGAPDGHAGPAAPSTPSPSPQGGATPQGGTAPQGGEQLAETGASALGLLAPAGAAALLGGTILYRRARRTA from the coding sequence ATGCGACAGGTCACGCGCAAGGGCCTGACCATTGTGGCGGCGGCGGGCGGCGTACTCGCCCTCGGCGGCTACGCCCACGCGGCGACGGGGGCCGGGGCGGACGGCGCCGCGGTCAACTCCCCGGGTGTCGCCTCGGGCAACAACGTGCAGGCGCCGATCAGCGTCCCGGTGAACGTCTGCGGTAACACCGTCGACGTCGTCGGCGCGCTCAACCCGGCGTTCGGCAACAACTGCGTCAACGAGTCCGGCGGCGCGCAGGCGAACGGCTCGGCCGCCGACTCCCCGGGTGTCGCCTCGGGCAACAACGTGCAGGCACCGGTCGACGTCCCGGTGAACGCCTGCGGCAACAGCGTGAACGTGGGCGGCGCCCTGAACCCGTCCTTCGGCAACGGCTGCGCCACCGGCGCGACCCCGGACAAGCCCGGTACGCCGGACAAGCCCGATGCCCCGGGCAAGCCCGACGTCCCGAACAAGCCCGGTACGCCGGACAGGCCGGGTACGCCGGACAAGCCCGGTGCGCCGGACGGGCACGCCGGGCCCGCTGCTCCGAGCACGCCGAGCCCCTCCCCGCAGGGCGGCGCCACGCCACAGGGCGGCACCGCGCCGCAGGGCGGTGAGCAGCTCGCCGAGACCGGCGCCTCCGCGCTCGGCCTGCTGGCCCCGGCCGGCGCCGCAGCGCTCCTCGGCGGCACGATCCTCTACCGCCGCGCCCGCCGGACCGCGTAA
- a CDS encoding aldo/keto reductase codes for MEQRHLGSTGLRVSRIGLGTLMWGRDTDEHEAAEQLKAFWQAGGTFVDTADVYGGGEAEYLLGQLVERLVPRRDLVIATKAGSVPDPDPERRFDGSRGHLLAALDASLARLGTDYVDLWQVHAYDRWTPLEETLQALDTAVASGRARYVGVANFCGWQLAKAATWQLSAPGARTRLAGAQMEYSLLQRGVEREVLPAARDLGVGLLPSSPLGRGVLTGKYRKGVPAGSRGASEHMAPFVEPYLDESAQRVVDAVATAADGLAVTPLQVALAWVRDRPGVTAPVVGARTARQLTAALSVEGLTLPDEIRRALDDVSAPVHRYPDQDWSTL; via the coding sequence ATGGAGCAGAGGCATCTGGGCAGCACCGGCCTGCGCGTGTCCCGGATCGGGCTGGGCACCCTCATGTGGGGGCGGGACACGGACGAGCACGAGGCGGCCGAGCAGTTGAAGGCGTTCTGGCAGGCCGGCGGGACCTTCGTCGACACGGCGGACGTGTACGGCGGCGGGGAGGCCGAGTACCTGCTGGGGCAGCTGGTGGAGCGGCTGGTGCCGCGCCGCGACCTGGTCATCGCCACGAAGGCCGGGAGCGTGCCCGACCCGGACCCCGAGCGGCGCTTCGACGGCTCGCGGGGCCACCTGCTGGCCGCCTTGGACGCGTCGCTGGCGCGGCTGGGCACCGACTACGTGGACCTGTGGCAGGTGCACGCCTACGACCGGTGGACGCCGCTGGAGGAGACGCTCCAGGCCCTCGACACGGCGGTGGCCAGCGGCCGGGCCCGGTACGTGGGGGTGGCGAACTTCTGCGGCTGGCAGCTGGCCAAGGCGGCGACGTGGCAGCTGTCCGCGCCGGGCGCGCGGACGCGGCTGGCCGGTGCGCAGATGGAGTACTCGCTGCTCCAGCGCGGCGTGGAGCGGGAGGTGCTGCCCGCCGCCCGGGACCTGGGCGTGGGCCTGCTGCCGTCGTCGCCGCTGGGCCGGGGCGTGTTGACCGGCAAGTACCGCAAGGGCGTCCCGGCCGGCTCGCGGGGCGCGTCGGAGCACATGGCGCCGTTCGTGGAGCCGTACCTGGACGAGTCGGCGCAGCGCGTCGTGGACGCCGTGGCGACGGCGGCGGACGGGCTGGCGGTGACGCCGCTCCAGGTCGCCCTGGCCTGGGTGCGGGACCGTCCGGGCGTGACGGCGCCGGTGGTGGGGGCGCGGACCGCGCGGCAGCTCACGGCGGCGCTGTCGGTGGAGGGCCTTACCCTTCCTGACGAGATCCGCAGGGCGCTGGACGACGTGTCGGCGCCCGTACACCGCTACCCCGACCAGGACTGGAGCACCCTGTGA